A segment of the Excalfactoria chinensis isolate bCotChi1 chromosome Z, bCotChi1.hap2, whole genome shotgun sequence genome:
TGCTGAGCggtgtcctgctctgctgcaggcagatgggagctgcaggatgggccTGTTGCTGCCTGGCTGGTAGGACCAGGGCTGATGTTTTCAGGTCCCgaggagctgtgggatggcCCCATTACCATCTGGCTAGGAGCGCTGGGGCTGGCAAGATCAGAGTTGGGGCGGGATGCTGTAAGGAGAGACAGGAAGGTCATCAGGATGAacatgcagccccagggcaggacaGGCTGCCATCTCTCATGGCACGGGCAAGGACATCCCGAGCCCCTGCTGCCAGGCCTTGCCTGGCCAGGCCCCGAGGCATGCGGCTctttgcctcttaccggtgcccgCAGCAGCGCAGGTGTCGCACTCCCAGCTATTGCCACTGGTGGCCCAGAAGGTGCAGTTCCGGTGCGTGCCTTCtgagccacaggagctgcagagcagcagctgccagcgccTGTGGAAGCAAaggggttgtggctgtgaggacaAAGCAAGCCAAGGTGGGGAGCAGCCGGCACGGCTCTGGTGCTCAGTCCTTGCAGCATGTGCTGAGGCTGAGATcccacgcagagccccagaggacTGCGGAGATCACTCACCCCTTCTCCTGtgccctctccctgcctccaaggTAGATGCACATTCTGGCATCACACCGACTGTGCCTCTCTCTCAGAGACTGGTAGTCCTGATCGTCCCACCAAGATGGTCGTCTGCCAGAGAACAGAGGGAATGCGATGAGTCCCGCAGGTGTGAGGCAGATCTGGGGCATCCCTGCTCATCTACCTTGAGCAATTCAttcccagcttctccatgaagcTGAGAACAGTGCTTGCAGGACGGCAAGGGACTGGGCCCTTCCCGGGCAggcacagctcctgtgcccgagtgtctgcagagctggacagaaggacaccaacctgactGGGATCTGGATCCCCAGCGTGGTCATTTGGGATCTGAATTGCGTTCTTCCTCCACAGACGGGGCAGAAGAAGCGCATGGTGGCAGCGTGTAAGGcatgtttctgcaggagaagcacaaggagCGTGAGCGTGAGCGTGAGcggggctgggtgctgctgagcaccagctgTGCCTGCAAGACAAGGGGAGAGCTCCTACCCTGATGCAGCCCCGGTGAAACCAGGCCTGTTTGCACACcgggcacaccatggtgtggTAGGACGTGCTGTCCCCCACgggctccaggcagatgacacAGGTGGTGTGctgagatggagctgcctccGCTGCCTGTCGAGGgcgatgctcccagcagaaggacctgggcaggaggacagaaaagGATGGGCACGGTGAGAAGTGCTGTAAGGAGGGCAGAGGACCAGGAGAGAGCCCCAGGCCTGGGCTCTGGCTctggcaggatgctgggagCTGTTGCTGCGGGTTCCTCCccgggaggaacagggagggatggcagcttggctgctgctgccagcccttacCGGTGCTGCCCAAAATATTGGGTGACGCACTCCCCGTCCTCGgcgcagggcagatggaagctgcgCTCACAGCCTGTCTGCGCGCAGCTGATGGTAGCTCCCCTCTCGCCgcagacaaagcagtgctggaaagagcagaCCAGTCCACATCAGTGGAGGGCTCGTGGCTGACACGGCTTCTCCGGGCAGGGCGCAGAGTCCCACCACAGAGGTTTGTGTGCTGTGGTGGGACTTTGTCCCGGAGCCGGTTGGAAAGGCCGCGATCACTTTGTTTGGGCCCAGGCAAAGCCGGTGCGAGCCTCTGCCAACACCAAGCTCCCCGTTCAGTTCAGGAACCCACCTTCTGGTCTGCCAGCTGGACTGCATGCTGGACGGCATGAATGGAGAAGCCACAAAGGTCTCCCAGCGGGCTTCTCCACTCCAAAAGGCCATCAGCAAAGaactgtaggagagaaaagagtgtGATCTCGTGAGGCCAGGAAGGAAGggagcatccctggcaggagccCGAGGCCTTGAGCGAACTTACCAAGCAGAACTGGTGGGCACAGAGCCCACCGGTGGCAAACATCTGCCCGCAGGTGTCCGGGTTGACCCGTGTCCTGCGGCACAGCACGcactctgcagaggaaggagagagcaaccGTGAGCAGCGGTGAGCACCTGGCAGGGCCGGCTGTCCCTGGGGCATTGCAGGCCTAGTGGTGCCAGTAGTCAGCCATGGCTTGGCTGGGCCCGAGCAGAGGGGCCCTGCCTGCCCGTGGCGCTGGGGAGCCCCTGCtcgccccttccccccctcccagctacaggcagagccccagcagccctctgcccagcagtggggagctgcgTGCAGGGATATggtgctctcacctggctccccAGAGTTGGAGGCCTCCTCGTCGTTCCCTTGGAACACGCTCGGCATCGTCGGCGAGAAACAAGAGAGTCAGTGCTCTCTCCACACCTCACCAGGCCGCACTGAgctcggccccagcccagcagccttagCTCTGCTCCCGGCCCCGTGGGTCACAATGGCCGCTCCCTGccaccactgtgacatcacGGTCACCACCTCACGGGGCTGAGGACGCGGCACACACGCAGGAGGGCGGTGGCTCCTGTGGGTAGTGCGGAGCCAGGGGCCCggtgctgacagcatccttGGGGAGCAAGGATGGCCTCCCTCAGGCCTTCCGCACCGCGCCCGTGCTGGGACGGCACAGCAGAGAGTCTAGGAAAGGCCTGCGGGTCAACAGCGCAGCCGGCATTTCTAGTGCGTGTGCTGACCGACTTCCCAGGCTCTGATGgccacaggacaagggggaacggcATCACTGGCAGGAAGACACTCAAGATATCTGCATGTCGgaagcacagaagcacacagtggCATTATTGTCTTATgcccaaattaaaataactgctgcttggACATCATAGTTGAAAACAACCTAGTCTGCCTCtgtagttctattttttaactttttgtatGGAACACATTGACctgtaataaacatttaataCTGGGAATCAAAATCTTAAActacacatttaaaacttgGTAATCTTCCTGGGGAACGCGCGGATAACTTACATTCCTGATGATTCCGCCATATTTAACCTGGCCAGTGTAGTTAGTAAGCATCCGATACATCAGCAACTGCTGTTCCCAGGCTACTTTTTTGATCttgcaattaaattaatttgatggGGGTAACATACAGTTACTACACAGACCTGTGAATGGTTTTGacctgagaaaagaggaggTCGGGTGAACTGTGAGAGGGAATTCCTTGCTCGGAGGGCGCTGAGGCCCTGGCacggctgcccagagatgctgtgggtacccattcctgcaggcagtccaggccaggttggacaggacCCTGTTCTAACCTGACCTGGGTGGCAGCGCTCCCATGGCAGGCACTTGAGGCTGCGTGGGTTTTATGATCCTTTCCTATCCGAGTCTTCACACATCAAAGCTTCAGCCCTTATACAATTCCCAGAAGCAAAGCGGCACAGGCAGGGCACAATTCCCTTCAAGCCTGCATGTAGAACGAGTGAGGAGAATTTCTGAAGTGTGTGCTTTCTTTGACCTGCTGGCAAAGGTCACCGTGCCAGAGCAGGAGACAAGCCATCCCTTGTCCAGGGCTGCAGTCCTGGAGTCACACTGGAGCAACCCTGCACTTCCAGACTAACCCCTTTTCTAGTTTCTCCGTGAACGTCAGGCCAATGCTGATGGGACATCCCCCATGTCTAGAGAGCCGCCCTCTGTGGGGATGTTCAGGGCCTCACTGGGTTGGGCTCCAGGCAGCCTCCTCTAGTGGGTGACAACCAACATACTGCAGGAGTTTGGGACTTGATAGACTTtactgtcccttccaacccaagccagtcCAGGATCCTGTGATTCAAAACGTCTGTCAGATCCAGCATTAACCCAGATTACTAAGACACCTACCCAGCCAGTCATGACTTTTACAAAGGTTACCATGGTAGTCAAGTGtgattttttccccagtaaatCCAAGTTTACTACTCTGGATAGCCCTTctactacttctttttttccaactgttttGAGATGCTATCCAGAATAAGTTGTTGCAACACTTTCCCAGGGATGGATTTGAGCCTGAGTGACCTATACTTTCCTGTGGCCTATAGTTTCCTGTGTCCTAATTCCTGAGCTTTTCGAAGATTGGaatgacactggctatcctccatTCTTCAGGTATCTCTCCTGTTCTCCATGACTTTTTGCAGATGACGAACAGCCGGGCTGTAAAcagacactgctggctcatgtccagcttctcctCTATCAGGACCCACAAGtacttctctgcagggctgctctcaaggagatcctcctccagtctgtataaatacctgggattgccccgaCCCAAGTGCAACGGCTTGCATTTGGCCGTGTTGAACCTTATGAGGTTCACGTGAGTCCActgctccagcctgtccaggtccgTCTGggtggcttcccttccctccagcgTACTGAtgacactgctcagcttggcGTGCTCTGCAGACTTGTTGAGGGTGTGCTTGATTCCATCGTCTGTGTCATCGAtaaagatggggaagggcaCCGGTCCCGAGAACAGCTCttgggggacaccgcttgtgACCGACTTCCACCCAGATCACAACCCTGTGGTTGCGACCAGCCAACCAGTTCAtaatccactgaacagtccatcTTTCAAAACCACACCTCtacaatttagagagaaggatgtagtgagggaccatgtcaaaagctttgcagaattacagaatcacagaatcacagaattgtaggggttggaagggacctctagagatcatccagtccaacccccctgccatagcaggctccctacaccacgtcgcacaggtaggtgtccaggcgggtcttgaatatctccagagaaggagactccaccacctccctgggcagcctgttccagtgctccgtcaccctcaccgtaaagaagttcttgcacacattcgtgcggaacttcctatgctgaagtttcagcccattacccctagtcctgtccccacgcactactgaaaacagaccagcctcgccactatggctcccacacttcaggtatttataaacatggatcaagtcccctctcagccttcttttctcaaggctaaacagacccagttccctaagtctctcctcacagggaagatgctccaggcccttcaccatctttgtggccctctgctggactctttccaagagatccctgtcttttttgtactagggagcccagaactggacacattattccagatgaggccttaccagggcagagtagagcgGGAGGATAACCTactggccacgctctttttaatgctccccaggatgccattggcctttttggctacaagggcacactgctggctcatggccaacctgtcatccaccaggacgcccaggtccctctcagcagagctcctctccagcaggtcttcccccagcctgtactggtgcatgcaattatttcttcctaggtgcaagactctacacttgcttttgttaaacttcatccggtttcttactgcccagctctccagcctgtccaggtctcgctgaatggcagcacagccttcaggcgtgtcagccaatcctcccaacttcgtgtcatcagcaaacttgctgagggtggtcactatcccctcatcaaggtcgttgatgaagatgttgaacaagaccggacccagtacagacccctgggggacgccgctagtcacaggcctccagccggacaccgcaccgccaacagCAACCCTCTgcgctctgccagtcagccaattcttgatccacttcactgtccactcaaATATCCCAtacttcttcagctttgttataaggatgccatgggggacagtatcaaaagccttactgaaatcaaggtagactacatctaccgctctccccccgtccacccagccagtgacatcttcataaaaggccaccaggttggtcgagcacaacctccccttggtgaaccaatactgagtactcctgataacctccttttctcccagtcatCTTCTAGGaagatgacatccatcacccttcccccatccaccaACTGCCATccctccatcacagaaggccaccagagtggtcaggcaagatctgccgTTGGTGAAGCCACGCTGGCTGTTTCGcatcacctctttgtctccCAGAAAAGGAACGGACTGAAACCCCACTGCCTGTACCTTGCAGTCAGTCGCTGCTGTTCTGGCCGGGGTGGCTCTGAAGCAGCTAACCTGGGCAGTCAAGGGTTACATCAAGTGTTAATTGTGTTATctgcattccaatatcatacTTAAAAAACtgactttcctcctcagattgctgccaccgttttgttttcaggcccgtctcccacctccctacccctccctccttttcccctttccccttccccagggtgtgggtctgtgggtccccTTTCCCCGTTGGTGACGGAAACGGCCTGAACTGGCCTGTAAACCATCGAGGCACCTCCGTCACCACCACTTTTTCTTCAGGCTGCTGGGCCTGCAGGCTCGCTGACCCCCATCACAGATGCAGATGGACCTAAAGATAACTCCGTGGCAAACATCTGGGAAGGCGCTGGGGAGAAGACAGCCCCGTGGTCTCGGCTCCTAACACTCCCCACcccaggacaaagcagagaacaacGAAGCCAAGATGTGGGGAGAATGTTAAgggtttatttattattattattattttatgggGGAATCATAAAAATCGGGTGGGGATGGGACACGGTTGTTTCCGTGCTGTctttggggctggttgtggggaTGTCTTCTCTGATGTTGGGCCCGGGGgcggctttgtgcccgggctggtccgCTGAAGAGCGAAGCTCGTCTGGGTGGTCTCTCTCCGAGGTGGATTTGCCGCTCGAGACCGCAGCCGTCATGTGGGGTTGGGACACGGCTGCTACTGCGCTGCCTTCAGCACCGTCTGCGGGGACGTCTTCTCCGCTGGTTTGCCCGGGAGCGGCTTCGTGTCCGGGCCGTTCTCCGCTGCCTGGACCGGCTGCCACGGCCTCCTCGGGGCCGGCTGCGGGAAGCTGAAGCCCGACGCCCCACTGGGGATCGGCTTCGAGTGTTCGCCCGCCTTCGCTGCCTGGATGATCTCCGGCGTGCAGGCAGCGGGGAAGCCCTCGAGGACCTGGACGGTGCTGGCGTGGCCGAGGTGCGGGTGCTGCTCCGAGCACCTCGGGCCGTCGTTCGGCTCCCTCCGCGACGTCTCTGGGGCCGAGCCCGGGAGCCCGAGGCACGGCCTTGCAATGGGGAGCGGCTCCTCGTGCGGCCGGTCCCCCTCCGTCTGGGACGCTCTGTGGGCGCGGGTACCGAGGATCTTCTGCAGGCCCGCGCTGGCCCCCGTCTGCTGGGGCTCTGGGAGCAGGTCTCGgcacctgcagctggtgcccgTCTCCTGCCGCCGCGTCCTCGGCGCTGCTGAGAGGCGTCCCGCTCCTCAGATGGACGGGAGCGGGTGGCAGTCTGCTCAGTCGCCGGCGCTCTGGGCTGGACGCTGAgctcaggcagctgggagctgcagggtgggctggACGCTGCCCGCCTAGCAGGACCGGAGCTGGTGGTTTCAGGTCCTGTAatgatgtggcactgaggcacTGGTACCTCCCGGCTGGAAGTGCTGGAGCTGGCTATCTCAGAGTTGGTGCGGGAAGCTGTAAGGAGAGACGGGAAGCTCAGCAGGATGAacatgcagccccagggcaggacGGGCTGCCATCCCCCATGGGGCAGAGAGACTGTGGCAAGGCCACCGTGAGCACCCGTCCCGAGGCACGCGGCTctttgcctcttaccggtgcccgCAGCAGCGCAGGTGTCGCACTCCCAGCTGTTGCCGCCGGTGGCCCCGAAGGTGCAGTACCGGTGCGTGCCTTCtgagccacaggagctgcagagcagcagctgccagggcctgcggaagcaaaggggttgtggctgtgaggacaAAGCAAGCCAAGGTGGGGAACAGCCGGCACGGCTCTGGCACTCAAtccttgctcccccagcctgtgctgaggctgagatcccacgcagagccccagaggacTGCGGAGGTTACTCACCCCTGCTCCTGTGCCCTCTCCCTGCCTAGAGGGAAGATGCACATCTTGGCATCACACCGCCTGTGCCTCTCTCTCAGTGACTGATAGTCTTCATCATCCCACCAGGATGGTCGTCTGCCAGAGAACAGAGGGAATGTGATGagtccccagtgccccaggcgTAAGGCAGATCCAGGGCATCCGCCTTGAGCTCATTCTCAGCTTCTC
Coding sequences within it:
- the LOC140263722 gene encoding PHD finger protein 7-like; its protein translation is MPSVFQGNDEEASNSGEPECVLCRRTRVNPDTCGQMFATGGLCAHQFCLFFADGLLEWRSPLGDLCGFSIHAVQHAVQLADQKHCFVCGERGATISCAQTGCERSFHLPCAEDGECVTQYFGQHRSFCWEHRPRQAAEAAPSQHTTCVICLEPVGDSTSYHTMVCPVCKQAWFHRGCIRKHALHAATMRFFCPVCGGRTQFRSQMTTLGIQIPVRRPSWWDDQDYQSLRERHSRCDARMCIYLGGRERAQEKGRWQLLLCSSCGSEGTHRNCTFWATSGNSWECDTCAAAGTASRPNSDLASPSAPSQMVMGSSRAAARRQHPRQRGSSRTRSRSPLQGQASGSRSQPRRCRGGSRTTARGAQRSTCTSATPAASRSSRASPLPERRRQSRRRGRAHTRSRSPVGRRDSASRSRPRRSRGRRSQRRGPARAQSRSRV